The following coding sequences lie in one Pseudomonas syringae CC1557 genomic window:
- a CDS encoding YbdD/YjiX family protein — protein sequence MFNDLSRLGKYLGQAARLMVGMPDYDTYVEHMQNTHPDKPMMTYEQFFRERQEARYGGKGGPKCC from the coding sequence ATGTTCAATGACCTGAGTCGCCTCGGCAAATACCTCGGTCAGGCCGCGCGCCTGATGGTGGGCATGCCCGACTACGACACCTACGTCGAGCACATGCAGAACACGCACCCGGACAAGCCGATGATGACCTACGAGCAGTTCTTTCGGGAGCGGCAAGAGGCACGTTACGGCGGCAAGGGCGGGCCGAAGTGCTGCTGA
- a CDS encoding PilZ domain-containing protein yields the protein MTDSHEDRRRFKRIAFDARTNLKQGDQSWKVTLVDLSLKGMLIERPEPWTGDPEQPFDVDIVLSNETHVKMDVAVTHDNNRQLGFVCRHIDLDSISHLRRLVELNLGDQAELDRELAALIEL from the coding sequence ATGACCGACTCACACGAAGATCGACGTCGTTTCAAACGCATTGCCTTCGACGCCAGGACAAACCTCAAGCAAGGCGATCAAAGCTGGAAAGTGACACTGGTCGATCTGTCGTTGAAGGGCATGTTGATTGAGCGGCCAGAGCCGTGGACCGGCGATCCGGAGCAGCCATTTGATGTCGATATCGTTCTCAGCAACGAGACGCACGTGAAGATGGATGTCGCGGTCACCCACGATAACAATCGGCAACTCGGATTCGTCTGCCGACACATTGACCTCGACTCGATCAGCCACCTGAGGCGGCTGGTCGAGCTGAACCTTGGCGATCAGGCAGAGCTGGATCGTGAGCTGGCGGCGCTTATAGAACTCTAG
- a CDS encoding carbon starvation CstA family protein, with translation MKNNNSLMRHVPWLIVAIVGACALGVVALRRGEAINALWIVVAAVAIYLVAYRYYSLFIATHVMQLDPQRATPAVVNNDGLDYVPTNKHILFGHHFAAIAGAGPLVGPVLAAQMGYLPGTLWLIAGVVLAGAVQDFMILFLSTRRDGRSLGDMVREEMGRIPGTIALFGCFLIMIIILAVLALIVVKALAESPWGMFTVMATIPIAMFMGIYMRYIRPGRIGEISIVGVILLLGSIWLGGAVAADPTWGPMFTFTGIQITWMLVGYGFVAAMLPVWLLLAPRDYLSTFLKIGTILALAIGILVLAPELKMPALTQFTNGTGPVWKGALFPFLFITIACGAVSGFHALISSGTTPKLLDNEKNARYIGYGGMLMESFVAIMAMVAASVIEPGVYFAMNSPAAVVGSDVVTVAQTVSSWGFAITPDQLTAVAKDIGENTILARAGGAPTLAVGIAQILHQALPGENTMAFWYHFAILFEALFILTAVDAGTRAGRFMLQDLLGSFVPALKRTESWTANAIGTGGCVALWGYLLYQGVIDPLGGINTLWPLFGISNQMLAGIALMLASVVLIKMKRQRYVWVTMLPAAWLLICTVTAGLIKLFDANPAVGFLALAKKYSAAADAGQILAPAKTMDQMQHVIFNAYTNAGLTVLFLFVVFSILFYSIKVGRAAWSNQERTDKEAPFQAMPPASQV, from the coding sequence ATGAAAAATAATAATAGTCTGATGCGCCATGTTCCGTGGCTCATCGTTGCAATTGTCGGAGCATGTGCTCTTGGGGTCGTGGCCTTGCGTCGCGGAGAGGCGATCAACGCCTTGTGGATAGTGGTCGCTGCGGTGGCTATCTATCTGGTTGCTTACCGTTACTACAGTCTTTTCATCGCCACTCACGTCATGCAGCTCGATCCGCAGCGCGCGACACCGGCGGTGGTCAACAATGATGGTCTGGACTACGTACCGACCAACAAACACATCCTGTTCGGTCACCACTTTGCAGCCATTGCAGGCGCCGGTCCGCTGGTTGGTCCGGTGCTGGCGGCGCAGATGGGCTATCTGCCCGGTACGCTGTGGCTGATCGCCGGCGTAGTGCTGGCCGGTGCAGTGCAGGACTTCATGATCCTGTTCCTGTCCACGCGTCGCGACGGTCGCTCTTTGGGCGACATGGTTCGCGAGGAAATGGGCCGCATTCCCGGCACCATCGCCTTGTTCGGCTGTTTCCTGATCATGATCATCATCCTGGCGGTGCTGGCGCTGATCGTCGTCAAAGCCCTGGCTGAAAGCCCGTGGGGCATGTTCACGGTCATGGCGACGATCCCGATTGCGATGTTCATGGGCATTTACATGCGCTACATCCGCCCGGGCCGCATTGGTGAAATTTCCATCGTTGGTGTCATTCTGCTGTTGGGTTCGATCTGGTTAGGCGGCGCGGTTGCCGCCGATCCGACCTGGGGGCCGATGTTCACCTTCACCGGCATCCAGATCACCTGGATGCTGGTGGGCTACGGTTTTGTCGCGGCAATGCTGCCGGTCTGGCTGCTGCTTGCGCCGCGTGACTACCTGTCGACCTTCCTGAAAATCGGCACCATTCTGGCCCTGGCGATCGGTATTCTGGTTCTGGCTCCCGAGCTGAAAATGCCGGCCCTGACGCAGTTCACCAACGGCACGGGCCCGGTCTGGAAAGGCGCACTGTTCCCGTTCCTGTTCATTACCATCGCGTGCGGTGCGGTATCGGGTTTCCATGCGCTGATCTCTTCGGGCACCACGCCCAAGCTGCTGGATAACGAAAAGAACGCGCGTTACATCGGTTACGGCGGCATGCTGATGGAATCGTTCGTGGCCATTATGGCGATGGTTGCCGCATCGGTTATCGAGCCAGGCGTGTACTTCGCCATGAACAGCCCGGCCGCCGTGGTTGGCAGTGACGTGGTGACGGTCGCGCAGACGGTTTCCAGCTGGGGCTTTGCCATTACGCCTGATCAACTGACAGCAGTGGCCAAGGACATCGGTGAAAACACCATTCTGGCCCGTGCCGGTGGTGCGCCGACCCTGGCGGTCGGTATTGCACAAATCCTCCACCAGGCGCTGCCCGGTGAGAACACCATGGCGTTCTGGTACCACTTCGCGATTCTGTTCGAGGCGCTGTTTATCCTGACCGCTGTCGATGCCGGTACGCGTGCCGGCCGCTTCATGCTTCAGGACCTGCTGGGCAGCTTCGTTCCAGCCTTGAAACGGACTGAATCCTGGACTGCCAACGCCATCGGCACCGGTGGTTGCGTGGCGTTGTGGGGTTATCTGCTGTACCAGGGCGTGATCGACCCGCTGGGCGGCATCAATACCCTATGGCCATTGTTCGGCATCTCCAACCAGATGCTCGCCGGCATCGCCCTGATGCTGGCCAGCGTTGTGCTGATCAAGATGAAGCGTCAGCGCTACGTGTGGGTGACCATGCTGCCCGCCGCCTGGCTGTTGATCTGCACCGTGACGGCGGGTCTGATCAAGCTGTTCGATGCCAACCCTGCGGTCGGCTTCCTGGCCCTGGCCAAGAAATACAGTGCTGCGGCAGATGCTGGTCAGATTCTGGCCCCGGCCAAGACCATGGACCAGATGCAGCATGTGATCTTCAACGCCTACACCAACGCCGGGTTGACCGTGCTGTTCCTGTTCGTGGTGTTCAGTATCCTGTTTTACTCCATCAAGGTCGGCCGTGCCGCCTGGAGCAATCAGGAGCGTACCGACAAGGAAGCGCCGTTCCAGGCCATGCCGCCAGCGTCGCAGGTGTGA